The Thermococcus sp. 4557 genomic sequence CTCGGGCTCGTCCGTTTTGACGATGAGCGCAACGATGTTGTGGCCCCTTACCAGCTGGGGGTTGAGCTTGATGGTGTATCCCTGTATAACCCCCTCTTTCTCAAGCTTTTCAAGCCTAGATTTAACGGTCGGCCTGCTGACGCCGAGCCTCTCGGCAAGCTCCGAGACACTCAACCTGGAGTTGTCCATTAGGAGGTAGATGAGCTTCAGGTCGAGGGCGTCGAGTTTCATGTATTTCACCACTTCCATTAGGCCCTCAAACTATAAAAATTCTCTGTTCTCGTTGTGCATACATAACAACTTGCCAATATACAACTTGGTATTGAAACTATCTGCAACCGATGATCCAAGATGACCCTGACCTCCGTTCCCCGATAACCCAATAAGGGGTTAAGTTGTTCTAGTGTCATGAAGCGCCTGAAAATCGCAATACCCTACGAAGGGGAGCTCTTCGCTGGCCTTGAATGGTTCCTCGAAGCGATAGAATGGGCCTATGGGGACACGTACTTCACCATAGACACCGACGTCGTTAAGTTGGTGGAGATCAAGTTCAAAGATGGCGTGAACCCGGAGGAGATACTTGAAAGGCTGAGGGTTCTTCCCCATGTGAAGGACGTTAGGGCCTTTCCCCGGAATGGGGGGTATCTGCTCTACATTCGCGCTTCCTTTGAACCCCAAAGGGAGCAGGCCGATAGGCTCTTCGAACTCCAGAAGAAGGGCCTCGTTATTTTTGAGAGTGGAACTTTCGTCGGGGGCGAGAGCGTCCTCTCGGTCCTCTGCGAGGAGGGACTCGTTGGGAAAGTGATAAGGACATTCCGGGAAACCTACGGCGCAAGAGTTATCAGCGTTGAGGAAGCGGAAACGGAGAAAAACCCCCTCTCAAAGCTTACGAAGAGACAGGCCGAGGTTCTTCTTCTCGCCTACAAGAGCGGCTACTTTGACGAGCCTCGGAAGGTCACCCTGCGCGAGCTGGCGGAGATGCTGAACCTCAGCCCCTCGACCGTGAAGGAGCACCTGAGAAAGGGGTTGAAGGCAATGCTCGGTGAATTGCTGGAGTAATGGGGTGAAAGCATGAAAAAGAACGTCATGGAAGAATTTTTCAACGTGGAGGCTCCGCACTACCTGAACGAGCCGTTTACGAAGAACACAGAGGAGGAAGTTAACTTCATACTGAGCGAGCTCAAACTTCCGAAGGGCTCGAGGATTCTGGACATTGGGTGCGGTGTCGGCAGGCACTCCATAGAGCTCGCGAAGAGGGGATACCGGGTCACGGGAATAGACATTTCGGAGGGAATGCTCGCGGAGGGCCGAAAGAGGGCCGAGAAGGAGGGGGTAAACGTCGAGTTCATCAGGGCGGACGCCACGAAATTCCAGCGTAGAAGGGAGTTCGACGCGGCCATCTGCCTCTGTGAAGGTGCTTTTTCAATTCTCAGCCACGGGGATAACCCGATAGAGCACGACCTCGCCATACTGAGGAACGTCTACGAGTCCCTGAAGCCGGGTGGAAGATTCATATTAACGGCCCTCAGCGCCCTCGGGAGGCTCAAGAACGCCACGGACAAGGACATAGAGAGCGGGCTCTTCGATCCGGACTCGATGACGTTCCTTGAGGAACTAACCGCACCGAACGGGGAGCGGTTCACAATACGAGAGCGCGTCTACACCCCAACCGAGCTCAAACTGATGCTCATGATGGTCGGCTTTGAAGTCGAGGCAGTCTGGGGAGGCACGGCCGGAAGGTGGGGCAAGAGGAAGGTGGACTTTGAGGACATCGAGATAATGGTCATCGCAAGAAAGCCGGGATGACTGACCCGCACATGTGCGGGGTTACCTATAACTATTCCGAATGCCTATCTTTAGCCGGTGAAAACATGCCCGTCATAGAGGTTGCGAACGTTAAGAAGTATTATGGCGAAGTCAGGGGCGTTGAGGGGCTGAGCTTCTCGGTCGAGAAGGGCGAAATCTACGGCTTCCTTGGGCCGAACGGGGCTGGCAAGACCACGACGGTCAAAATCCTGGTGAAAATCCTGAGGGACTACGAAGGGACCGTAAAAATCCTAGGAAAAGACCTCAGGGAATGGGGTAAGGAGTACTACAACAAAATCGGCGTCTCCTTTGAGTTCCCGGCCGTTTATTCGAAGCTCACCGCCAGGGAAAACCTCGGGTTCTTCGCGAGTTTCTACAGAAAGCACCTCGACCCCACTGAAGTGCTCAAGATGGTCGGCCTGGAGGAGAAGGCGGACGAACTCGTTAGTGGCTTTTCAAAGGGGATGAAGAAGAAGCTCGACCTCGCGAGGGCTTTACTGCCGGATCCGGAAATACTCTTCCTTGACGAGCCGCTCGAAGGCCTCGACCCGGCGAGCGCGAGGAGGATAAAAGACCTGCTCCTGGAGATGCGCGAAAGCGGGAAGACGGTCTTCCTGACCACCCACAACATGTACGTGGCCGATGAGCTCTGCGACAGGGTCGCCTTCATCGTGGACGGCTCCATAAGGCTGGTGGACAATCCCGGCGAGCTGAAGGTGAAGATGGGCAAGCGGCTCGTTAAGGTGGAATACGTCGCCAACGGCAGTGTTGCCGTGAAGGAGTTCCCGCTCGAAGGAATAGGCCGGAACGAGGAGTTCCTTAGGGTCATTAGGGAGCACGAAGTCAGGAGAATAAACACCGAAGAGCCTACCCTGGAGGAGATATTCCTAAAGGTGACGGGGAGGAGGCTCGTATGAGGAACATCGTCAGAACGAACATTGTTCTCGGGGTGAGGAGCTACGTCTACCCTATATACCTGCTCGTGGCCTTAGCTTATGGCCTCATGCTCCTTGCCTTCCCGGAGCGCTACCTCCCGACGATGGTGCCGATCTTCCTCCTCTTCGAGCCGGGGCTCGTTGGCTTCATGTTCGTTGGCACGGAGATATTCGCCGAAAAGAAGGACGGCGCGATAGGCACTCTGGCGGTCACGCCGATAGACTGGAGGAGCTACATCTTAGCTAAAACACTCCTCCTGAGCCTGCTCTCAGTCATCGGGGCGGTGCTCATAATGGCGATAGGCACCCGCTCCCTCAACGGGCTTCCGTATGTGGTTGTTGGGACCTTTCTCGTCTCCATAGTTTACACGCTCCTTGGAATAGCGGTCTCGGCCAAATACCGCGACCTCGACGACTACTTCATCCCTATACTGGGGGTTATGGTGGTCTCGCTCCTGCCCTTCGCGCACTACCACGGCTATCTGACGGGTGAAGTCTGGAAGGTCCTCTATGCAGTCCCGAGCTATCCAGCGATATACTTCTTCAAGGCGCCCTTCGAGGAGATAACGAGGAAAACGCTGGCCTATTCAGCGGCGGCCCTGCTCGCCTGGTCTGGAATAGCCTATCAGCTCGCTAAAATCCGCTTTTACAGGTATGCGGTGGAGGGATTGAGATGAGCTTTGTGAGAAAGTTCGCTTCCATCTACAAGACCGACCTTAAGCTCCTCCGCAGGGACCCCATGCTGGTCTATTCCGTGGCAATGACCCTTGTGCTCCTCCTTATTGTCCGGTACTTCAAAGACCGCATTGGAGTTTACTACCCGCTGCTCGCCCTGCTGATGATGCTGTTCATCCCCATGATATTCGGCATGGTGCCCGGTTTCATGATGGCGGACGAGAAGGAGGACAAAACCATACAGGCCCTTCAGGTGATTCCCATCTCAAGCGAGGCCTTCCTCGCCTACAGGCTTACGGGGGCCTCTGTGGTTACGGTGGTAATGACCGGCCTCGCACCCACAATCCTCGACATTGAAATCTCGCGGAACGGCCTGCTGGCGCTCATGGTGCTCTTCGTGCTCGAGGTCTGGATTTACGGACTGCTCATCACGGTGTTCTCGGAGTCGAGGATGCAGGCACTGACTGCATCAAAAGTCCTGGGCTGGCTCCTCATGCTACCGCCGCTGATAAAGCTGGTCGTGGAGTGGAGGGACCTCTCAACCGACTGGAGCAAGTTCACAGCTTTCCTCCCCACCTACTGGCTCTACAGGGTCTTCGAGGGGATAACCCTCAACGATTACGGTGACTTTCCGACCGCTGTGGTTGTGCATCTGACCTGGCTCGTCCCGCTGGTGGTGCTCTTCAGGAGAAGGGTGCTTTAGCTCCTCTTACTTTTTTTGTTAATGCGAGAAGAATAACCAAGAACTAAGAAGGGAAAGAAGCTCACTCAAGCTTCTTGTGGCAGAACCACCAGTCGTAGCACTCGATCTCGCCCTTGGCCTTGGCCTCCTCGCGCTCCTTGATGGCGTCGACGGTTCCGGCCGGCGGAACGATGGCGCGGTCGCCGATGAGCTCGTTGTTGGGCCACTTGTGCGGCAGGGCAACGCCCTTCTCGGTGCTGGTCTTGAGGGCCTTGACGAGCCTGAGTATCTCGTCCCAGTCCCTACCGACCTCAGCCGGGTAGTAGACTATCGCGCGAATGACGCCCTTGTCATCGACGATGAAGACCGCCCTGGCGGTTATCGTGGCACCGCTCGGGATCATGCCGAGGGTCTCGGCGAGGTCACCGCGGTCGTCCGCTATAACCGGGAAGGTTATCTCCTCACCGAGGTTCTCCTTGATCCACTCCATCCACTTCAGGTGGCTGAAGACCTGGTCAACGCTCAGCCCGATCGGCTCAACGCCGAGCTTCCTGAACTCCTCGGCGCGTTTCTGCATTGCGTAGAACTCGGTCGTACAGACCGGGGTGAAGTCGGCCGGGTGACTGAAGAGAACGAACCACTTGCCCTTCTCAGTGAAGTAGTCGGGCAGCTTTATCCTGCCGTGGGTGGTGTTGACCTCAACTTCCGGGAACTTTTCTCCTATCACTACCATCTTCCATCACCTCATTTTTCTATGTTTTCTTCACT encodes the following:
- a CDS encoding helix-turn-helix domain-containing protein, translating into MKRLKIAIPYEGELFAGLEWFLEAIEWAYGDTYFTIDTDVVKLVEIKFKDGVNPEEILERLRVLPHVKDVRAFPRNGGYLLYIRASFEPQREQADRLFELQKKGLVIFESGTFVGGESVLSVLCEEGLVGKVIRTFRETYGARVISVEEAETEKNPLSKLTKRQAEVLLLAYKSGYFDEPRKVTLRELAEMLNLSPSTVKEHLRKGLKAMLGELLE
- a CDS encoding class I SAM-dependent methyltransferase; this translates as MKKNVMEEFFNVEAPHYLNEPFTKNTEEEVNFILSELKLPKGSRILDIGCGVGRHSIELAKRGYRVTGIDISEGMLAEGRKRAEKEGVNVEFIRADATKFQRRREFDAAICLCEGAFSILSHGDNPIEHDLAILRNVYESLKPGGRFILTALSALGRLKNATDKDIESGLFDPDSMTFLEELTAPNGERFTIRERVYTPTELKLMLMMVGFEVEAVWGGTAGRWGKRKVDFEDIEIMVIARKPG
- a CDS encoding ABC transporter permease — protein: MSFVRKFASIYKTDLKLLRRDPMLVYSVAMTLVLLLIVRYFKDRIGVYYPLLALLMMLFIPMIFGMVPGFMMADEKEDKTIQALQVIPISSEAFLAYRLTGASVVTVVMTGLAPTILDIEISRNGLLALMVLFVLEVWIYGLLITVFSESRMQALTASKVLGWLLMLPPLIKLVVEWRDLSTDWSKFTAFLPTYWLYRVFEGITLNDYGDFPTAVVVHLTWLVPLVVLFRRRVL
- a CDS encoding membrane protein yields the protein MRNIVRTNIVLGVRSYVYPIYLLVALAYGLMLLAFPERYLPTMVPIFLLFEPGLVGFMFVGTEIFAEKKDGAIGTLAVTPIDWRSYILAKTLLLSLLSVIGAVLIMAIGTRSLNGLPYVVVGTFLVSIVYTLLGIAVSAKYRDLDDYFIPILGVMVVSLLPFAHYHGYLTGEVWKVLYAVPSYPAIYFFKAPFEEITRKTLAYSAAALLAWSGIAYQLAKIRFYRYAVEGLR
- a CDS encoding peroxiredoxin; the encoded protein is MVVIGEKFPEVEVNTTHGRIKLPDYFTEKGKWFVLFSHPADFTPVCTTEFYAMQKRAEEFRKLGVEPIGLSVDQVFSHLKWMEWIKENLGEEITFPVIADDRGDLAETLGMIPSGATITARAVFIVDDKGVIRAIVYYPAEVGRDWDEILRLVKALKTSTEKGVALPHKWPNNELIGDRAIVPPAGTVDAIKEREEAKAKGEIECYDWWFCHKKLE
- a CDS encoding ABC transporter ATP-binding protein, yielding MPVIEVANVKKYYGEVRGVEGLSFSVEKGEIYGFLGPNGAGKTTTVKILVKILRDYEGTVKILGKDLREWGKEYYNKIGVSFEFPAVYSKLTARENLGFFASFYRKHLDPTEVLKMVGLEEKADELVSGFSKGMKKKLDLARALLPDPEILFLDEPLEGLDPASARRIKDLLLEMRESGKTVFLTTHNMYVADELCDRVAFIVDGSIRLVDNPGELKVKMGKRLVKVEYVANGSVAVKEFPLEGIGRNEEFLRVIREHEVRRINTEEPTLEEIFLKVTGRRLV